Genomic window (Leishmania braziliensis MHOM/BR/75/M2904 complete genome, chromosome 8):
GCGGgacagaggaggcggcagtggaCAAGTACATCGCAGACACGAAGAATGAGGCAAACGTTGCAGATCCGCAGGTCAAGATGGTGGCGATTCAGAAGGCAACTTATTTTTATATGCTTGGGTACAGCTCGCAGTACGCAAACTTCCGCATTGTAGAGCTGATGGCGAGTCCTTTTTTTCTACACAAACGCGTCGCCTACCTGGCTGCCTGCCTGACTTTTACCGAAGACACGGACGTGATTCCCTTAATGACGGCGTCGCTGAAGCGCGAtttgagcagcagcaaccaaTTTGAGGTTGGCCTTGCCTTGTACTGCATTGCATCAATCTGCACCCCTGACATGGCGCAAGACGTTGTGGTGAATGTTGTCAACCTACTCAGCCACCCTCGGGCGTACGTGCGCAAGAAAGCGACGCTCAGCCTCTACCGCGTCTTTCTGAGCTACCCTGAGTCTCTGCGTGTGACGTACGGTCGACTAAAGGAGAAGCTCGAAGACAATAACGAAAAGGCTGACACCGACCCCGCGGTGcgcggcgctgttgtgtgtgtgctgtgcgaGCTGGCACGCCGCAACCCAGCCAATTTTCTAGGGTTGGCGGTCCCTTTCTACTCCCTCCTGTCCTCCGTACACAGCAACTGGACACTGATCAAGATTGTGAAGGTGTTTGGCTACTTTGCGCCGCTCGAGCCGAGGCTCGGAAAGAAGCTTGTGGAGCCCATCACAAGTCTCATCAgtaccaccaccgccaagTCGGTACAGTACGAATGCCTGCTGGCCGTTGCGAACGGAATGAGCCAAGTGTTGTCGCTGAAAAAGTTGGCAGCAGAAAGGATTCGCAGTTTTGTTGAAGACGCCGATCCCAACTTGAAGTTCCTCGGGCTGGAGGCACTCTCCCTACtagtctcctcctccgaaAATCGGAAGCTGCTCACGGAtcagagagaggtggtgctgaGATGTCTGAACGACCCGGACAGTACGATTCGACTCAAGGCTCTGCACTTGCTTCGAGATCTGACAACGCGCAAGACGGTGGTGTCACACATCAACCAAATGTTGGATCGCTGTGTGCGCACCCCACTAGACGAGGAGTGGTCGAACGCCGTCATCCGCACGATTATCGAAACAGCGCAGACGAACGACTATGAGTGGATCCTAGATTTCGAGTGGTACCTCAGTGTGCTGCTTGACCTATGCGTGGTGGAGCTGACGGTCTACACCCACGGCGCCTTCATGGAGCAGGAGCTGGTCTGTATTCTGTCGCGCGTAAGCGGCGTGCGGCGGGCAggtgtggaggagatggtgGGGCTGCTGACGCATGTGCGCTTGCTCAGACGCGACTGGCAGCACTCCACACAGTGGCGCAtcctctgcgccgctgccttcaTCTGTGGCGAGTATCCGCATTGGGTTCCTGACATTGCGGAGACATGCCGGGCACTTCTCGCTGAACCCATCACGCTACTGCCTGCggaagcgcagctggcgtGTGTCACAGCGGTGGGAAAGATCGCCGCATACGTATATCAGCCGTGCGCTCGTCATGTCGAGCTGCGCAATGGTGAAGAGGACTGCCGTGGCgccgaagagggagaggagcggaTAGTCCCGTCGCTCGCGAACCTAATACAAACGGTGTTGCTGCCGGAAACAGATGAAGTGAGCGTGGTGCTCGACAGCTCCGCTGAACGCGATGCGAGGGGCGCCGTTGCGCAAGCTCACCGTGGTCTTCGACGCTTCTGCCATAGCACCTTCCCAAGTGTGTCAGAACGGGCTCTTCTGGTGGAATATCAAGTAGTGGAGCAACCTGAGGTAGGCCCGAAACTGTACGAGGCGGACCTCCCCCCAGTGGCTGTCGGAGCGCAGGATGCGATCGAGATACCGGAAGGACTGGATTTGGATGCCCCCTTCTGCGAGAACGTGGCGGCACTCATGTCCCTGAGCGGCAGTgaggacagcgacggcagcaacggtggtctcggtgatggtgaggGGGATGACTTGGACTCGAATTTCAACTTGGAGTACCGcattgagcagcagcgccgcacagaGCAGGCGCGACGGGAGGAGATGGCTGCCTACTACCTGCGTGACTCAGCAGACGCAAACGTAGTCGTACCCAAGGATTTTGgtgcctcaccgccgccgccccgctCCGTGCATCAGATTGAAAGCGATGACGGTCTTGACTCCCATGCTGGCGCGGCGTCCCACCACAACCgacacacgcgtacacgtCGTCCACAGAAGGTCTTCAGCATCAACCGCCAACTGTCAAAGCCGGCGGActacgagaagaagaaggtgacgcagctgcgtcgATCAAACTCACCTGAGGAAGACGAAGCGACGCGCAAGTTGCGCAGTATCGACGTTACTCGCGCTCTTGGCGCGGATGAACGTTTGCCGGAGACACTGTCCTATGAGCAGCTTCtccagaagcagcagcagaacagGGGCGGTAACCGCTTGCGCGTAGATGCAATGGCGGCACTTCAGGCCTCTGAGTCGGCTCCAGTTACTCTGTACAACCAGAGTCCACTGCGGTTGTACATGACGGTGACAGGCTGCAAGGTGCGCAGGGACGGCTTTCACCTCAGTTGTGCTGTGGAGTGTGTTAACAGCACAAGCAGCATTGTTGTTCGCGACATTCAGCTGACACTTGTGCCGACGACCACTGTTGACATGGGGAACGTCGCCCTGCAactggaggcggtggagtcCGAGGTAGCGGAGGACGCGGGTGGTGGCACCTCCCTGACAATAGCCGAGAGGCTGAAGGGTTCCGCGATGGTGCGGGTGCCGATTGTTGTGCGGCTAAGCCGCCTACCCCCGTCTTTTGCAgacgcgccgctgtcgctgaacCTCACCTGGACTGCGGAGCGTAAGCATTGCCAGGCAGGGCTGACACTACTGCTAGAGTATGTCTACTTCACGAAGCCTGTGTTGCCTGGCTCCGTGCTCACCTCTCACGAGTACCTCGAGGAAGTTGTTGGCAAGAGCCTAGCTGCAGCCCCGATAGCCACTGCCTTTCTGCCGTGCAGCAAGACGGCGATCATGACTGGGGTTGTGGCTGCcatgccgcagctgcgcctttCCCCGATTGACGTGTTCAAGGATGCGCTCTCCATGTACGGTCTTCTGCACGGCCGTAAGTCAGAActggcacgcacgcatgtggcggtgctgctgcaggagcaggaggtggaTGGCTCAAAAGGAATTCTAGTGATGGTGCGGTGTCACTACCCCATGTTGAGCAAGGCGCTCATTCTGaagctggcggagctggtgggTGTACGCTAACAATCTCTGGAACCAGAGATAAAGCGTCCGGTAGAGGGTTGATGGAAAGCCAGTCTATGGAGTTTGTGGTGTTGCTCTGTGCGCACCCGACGGTGCGACTGGTCTACCCACCGCTGATGTGACTGTAGATAccgatctctctctctcggcgcATCTGTGCAGACGTACGTGTGCTGCGCTCCCTTCTTACTGGCTGATATCTTTATGTCTGTCTCTCGTGCCCACGTGTTCATTCCTTGTTGCGCttgagtctctctctctctcgctcttcacACATGGGTACACACGAAGAGGGAGCCAACGCCGACCCCCACTATCTTCGCTACAACGAAATAAAGGTAGGGATGACAGACGGCAGCTTCAAACAATGCGCATGTGAACCGTTGGTGTGGTGTCTCTCCCGTTAGAGAATGTGCGGAGTTGCTCATTGTGGTCGTGTCGACAAAATGCCATGTGATGTCCTAACCCACTGCAGTCTGAGGtgtgcccctccctcgctgtgTATTGGCTGAAACATATGTACGGAAGTGGCGTTGGCAGagcttccttctccctcctcgaAACCGTGaccgcgtctctctctctctctctctgtctgcaCATGTTTCAATGCTCGCCCACATCCTTCGTCGCGCCATTATCGTCcaccttcttcctcccttctccccctctcctttggGTTTTCGCTATTTTCTTCTCTATCCATTGGGCTCTCTCGCACCGAGCATTTCTTTGTCcatcctccctctccccgcctTCCCGCCGCACCTACATCTTTTTGGTGCAGCTATGCCTCAATGGTTAGCGTATCATACCCTttgctttcctcctctttcgcgTCTCCGAACGCGGCGACCGTCTCCGCCACCGTCCATGGATGTATACGGCATCCACTTCAACTACTTCCATTTCTTCTTCATTCTCAcctctctgttctctcttctctctgccttgcGTTATCTGTTGCccgttggtggtggtggtggtggtgccgtaACACATCCAAACTGGAACGCCACCTATACGACGCAAACGCCGTCATCACGGAAGGGGCTGTGCGAACTGGTCCCCTCCTTCCGTGGTTCATTGTAGAGTAGAAGACCCACGGAGGTCATTGTGGGGAGACGCACCGCGTGTTTTCTGTTTTCTGTGCTCTTTGAACACCTTTGCTGAAGGCGTGATTCACCCGACTCGCTGTCAGCTGCGACTTCGTCCAGGTTCTCCTGTCGCAGTCTCGTGTATCAGTCAGAGACTCTTCTTCAAcgctttgtttttctcttctcccggCATAGTTGCCTCTTATAGTTTCTGGTCAGTGTGTCTGTCTACGAGTTTGGATCGTCCGCATCCTCGCTGCgttctcttttcgctctctatctctcttctgcttcttcgAGTTCCTCTCTGTTCACTACTTCCCCTCCActcaaccccctcccctgttACCGCTGGCATACGTGCGCGTGCAAAGGATAGGCTTGAAGAGTAAGTCGTCCTCACTTTATTTGAGTTGCGTTCTTCGACCTGCCGGCTCTTGTGGAATACGCTTGACGTGTATGCAGCGGACtggtgacggcggtggtgcagccaGTATGAGGGTGCGCGAGGCAACCTCGCCGCGCTCGACGCCAAATCTGACACCGAGCTCGTTCCATGGCGAGCTAAACTGCGGCGACGTCCCTGATCATGCGAATGgcggtgttggtggtgctAATCCTCAGGGCAGCCTCGtcacctccctcaccccaTCGCCTGCAGTGCGGAGCTCCAGTAGTGCGAAAgaggccaccgccgccgcgccaatTTACCAAACAAGAAAGCGGATGAAAGGGAGGCCGCAAAATGCGCTCTTCATGCTTGCGTGCACCATGGGTGGCGGAGCTTCCACAGGGACAAACAACTCGCAAGTGGTGGATCTCCGAGCGCTGAACCCATCACCGTGTCCTTCGCGCGAGTCCCACTCGCCTCCGCGGTCTGGCTCTCGACATCATCTCGGCTTGCGCTCCGAGGATGTACCGGCGACACAGATCCTTGATTTCCTGTACCTGGGGAGCGTAAAGGATGCGCAAGATGCTGCCTTCTTGGCAAAACATCAAATTCGCTATATACTCAACGTCTCGCAAGAGGAGTACTGGTCGGTCGATAAGAAGGTGCAGATCTTCACCTTCAATGTGGACGACTCCGCCACGGCCGACATCGCGGCGCTCTTTCAACCCACGCGCGAGCTCATCAACAGCATTCGCGCGCGCTACTACCGCTACGCAGGAAGCGAAAGCTCTACGCGgccggcggtgctggtgcaCTGTCAAAAAGGCCGCAGTCGCTCCGTGACGATCGTGCTGGCGTACCTCATCTACACGAACGGTTGGTCCGTGGCGGAGGCAATGAAGTATGTCGGTACGCGTCGACCCTGCGCGGAGCCGAACATCGGCTTCATGGAGGAGTTGCGGAAACTGCAGGAGAGCCTCTCCCCTGAGGAACGCACGAGGCGGTACAGCGAGCTTTGCTGGTTCATGCGCAACCTGAGCGCGGAAACGGCGCAGTCGCAAGTACGGGAGCTATTCGAGAAGCGCATTGGCATAGTGCGACATGTCGTTACCTACGTCGTGGCCGGTAATGAAGCTGGCAACGTTGGCGACGTTGGCACAACTGAAAACGCTGATGGTGGTGTAGTGACAACGCAACATAATGCACGACTCTCCGCGTCTTTGCCGGCAACTCCGTCCCCTAGTGTCATTGGTACCGCGGAGCCTCTGGTGCCTCCTGATCTTGGGGTAACGCCGGGGAAGCAAGCGAGCGGTTTCAATGAGCAGCGTGCAGCCACACATACCGACTCACCCGCGTACAAAGACGCCCGTGACGCTGTGAGCCCGCTCCGCCGTCCGGGCACGGAG
Coding sequences:
- a CDS encoding putative adaptor complex protein (AP) 3 delta subunit 1 — translated: MSLAAFSQYSLAAVVRSLRSAPGGTEEAAVDKYIADTKNEANVADPQVKMVAIQKATYFYMLGYSSQYANFRIVELMASPFFLHKRVAYLAACLTFTEDTDVIPLMTASLKRDLSSSNQFEVGLALYCIASICTPDMAQDVVVNVVNLLSHPRAYVRKKATLSLYRVFLSYPESLRVTYGRLKEKLEDNNEKADTDPAVRGAVVCVLCELARRNPANFLGLAVPFYSLLSSVHSNWTLIKIVKVFGYFAPLEPRLGKKLVEPITSLISTTTAKSVQYECLLAVANGMSQVLSLKKLAAERIRSFVEDADPNLKFLGLEALSLLVSSSENRKLLTDQREVVLRCLNDPDSTIRLKALHLLRDLTTRKTVVSHINQMLDRCVRTPLDEEWSNAVIRTIIETAQTNDYEWILDFEWYLSVLLDLCVVELTVYTHGAFMEQELVCILSRVSGVRRAGVEEMVGLLTHVRLLRRDWQHSTQWRILCAAAFICGEYPHWVPDIAETCRALLAEPITLLPAEAQLACVTAVGKIAAYVYQPCARHVELRNGEEDCRGAEEGEERIVPSLANLIQTVLLPETDEVSVVLDSSAERDARGAVAQAHRGLRRFCHSTFPSVSERALLVEYQVVEQPEVGPKLYEADLPPVAVGAQDAIEIPEGLDLDAPFCENVAALMSLSGSEDSDGSNGGLGDGEGDDLDSNFNLEYRIEQQRRTEQARREEMAAYYLRDSADANVVVPKDFGASPPPPRSVHQIESDDGLDSHAGAASHHNRHTRTRRPQKVFSINRQLSKPADYEKKKVTQLRRSNSPEEDEATRKLRSIDVTRALGADERLPETLSYEQLLQKQQQNRGGNRLRVDAMAALQASESAPVTLYNQSPLRLYMTVTGCKVRRDGFHLSCAVECVNSTSSIVVRDIQLTLVPTTTVDMGNVALQLEAVESEVAEDAGGGTSLTIAERLKGSAMVRVPIVVRLSRLPPSFADAPLSLNLTWTAERKHCQAGLTLLLEYVYFTKPVLPGSVLTSHEYLEEVVGKSLAAAPIATAFLPCSKTAIMTGVVAAMPQLRLSPIDVFKDALSMYGLLHGRKSELARTHVAVLLQEQEVDGSKGILVMVRCHYPMLSKALILKLAELVGVR
- a CDS encoding putative dual-specificity protein phosphatase, with protein sequence MGGGASTGTNNSQVVDLRALNPSPCPSRESHSPPRSGSRHHLGLRSEDVPATQILDFLYLGSVKDAQDAAFLAKHQIRYILNVSQEEYWSVDKKVQIFTFNVDDSATADIAALFQPTRELINSIRARYYRYAGSESSTRPAVLVHCQKGRSRSVTIVLAYLIYTNGWSVAEAMKYVGTRRPCAEPNIGFMEELRKLQESLSPEERTRRYSELCWFMRNLSAETAQSQVRELFEKRIGIVRHVVTYVVAGNEAGNVGDVGTTENADGGVVTTQHNARLSASLPATPSPSVIGTAEPLVPPDLGVTPGKQASGFNEQRAATHTDSPAYKDARDAVSPLRRPGTEKTMLCFVFFTCREDVLNGIKSGQFKQLLRQLHPATGKQIKYATGPKLKKMMVEHQSISGSFVQDVARFRGHATTSPDDESEATGVDGAPQAEGTVPTTSKAAEETLSV